The proteins below are encoded in one region of Neisseria macacae ATCC 33926:
- a CDS encoding HEPN domain-containing protein — protein sequence MKDIIDRIYEDHKELKKFLEDNKEISLSVSTDEIYRKTLLLAISSYFEDRITNCVLEYVQEQTHEKHIISELVRNKFISRQYHTWFRWEEKNINSFLRIFGESFKKYATGKIKDEDLEESIKKFLELGLDRNRLVHQNFAAFSLEKTSDELYSSYKEAIKIIDRLPKLFREFNHI from the coding sequence ATGAAGGATATTATTGATAGAATATACGAAGATCACAAAGAACTCAAAAAATTTCTTGAAGACAATAAGGAAATATCTTTATCAGTTTCTACTGATGAAATCTATCGTAAAACCCTATTGCTGGCCATTTCAAGTTATTTTGAAGATCGAATTACCAATTGTGTTCTTGAATATGTACAAGAACAAACTCATGAAAAACATATCATTTCTGAGCTAGTAAGAAATAAATTTATTAGTAGACAGTATCATACATGGTTTAGGTGGGAAGAGAAAAATATCAATTCTTTTTTAAGAATCTTTGGAGAGTCTTTTAAAAAATATGCTACTGGAAAAATTAAAGATGAAGACCTAGAAGAATCAATAAAAAAATTTCTTGAACTTGGTTTAGATAGAAACCGCTTAGTTCATCAAAATTTTGCAGCATTTTCACTTGAAAAAACTTCAGATGAACTCTATTCTAGCTACAAAGAAGCAATTAAAATTATTGATAGACTACCTAAATTATTTAGAGAATTTAACCATATTTGA
- the hemW gene encoding radical SAM family heme chaperone HemW → MTFRHPGQLTALPPLSLYIHIPWCIKKCPYCDFNSHSLKNGLPEAAYIDALLTDLQLELPNIWGRPVETIFFGGGTPSLFQAESIDRLLSGVRSLLRLQPEAEITLEANPGTFEIEKFQGFKDAGITRLSIGVQSFNDDMLAWLGRVHNGKEALTAIDTALKLFDKVNIDLMYALPNQTVQTALDDVQTTIATGATHISAYHLTMEPNTPFGHTPPKGLPQDEAALDIEDAVHGALEGAGFIHYETSAFAKPAMQCRHNLNYWQFGDYLGIGAGAHGKISYPDRIERTVRRRHPNDYLALMQSQPSEAVERKTVAAEDLPFEFMMNALRLTDGVPAAMLQERTGVPAAKIMAQIETARQKGLLETDPTVFRPTERGRLFLNDLLQCFL, encoded by the coding sequence ATTACCTTTCGGCATCCCGGACAACTCACCGCCCTGCCGCCCCTGTCACTCTACATCCACATCCCGTGGTGCATCAAAAAATGCCCGTATTGCGACTTCAATTCCCACAGCCTGAAAAACGGATTGCCCGAAGCCGCCTATATCGACGCGCTGCTGACCGATTTGCAGCTCGAATTGCCCAATATTTGGGGCAGACCGGTGGAAACGATATTTTTCGGCGGCGGTACGCCCAGCCTGTTTCAGGCGGAGTCGATTGACCGTTTGTTGAGCGGCGTGCGTTCGCTGTTGCGCTTGCAGCCGGAAGCGGAAATTACGTTGGAAGCCAATCCGGGCACGTTTGAAATTGAGAAATTTCAAGGATTTAAAGATGCGGGTATCACGCGGCTTTCTATTGGCGTGCAAAGTTTCAACGACGATATGCTTGCGTGGCTGGGGCGCGTCCACAACGGCAAAGAAGCCCTAACCGCCATCGACACCGCCTTGAAATTATTTGATAAAGTCAATATCGACTTGATGTACGCACTGCCGAACCAGACTGTTCAGACGGCATTGGATGACGTGCAAACCACCATCGCTACGGGCGCGACCCACATCAGCGCGTATCATCTGACGATGGAGCCGAACACGCCGTTCGGTCATACGCCGCCGAAAGGTTTGCCGCAAGACGAAGCCGCCCTCGACATCGAAGACGCGGTACACGGCGCGTTGGAAGGCGCGGGCTTTATCCACTACGAAACATCGGCTTTTGCGAAACCCGCCATGCAGTGCCGCCACAATTTGAACTACTGGCAGTTCGGCGATTATTTGGGCATAGGCGCGGGCGCGCACGGCAAAATCTCCTACCCCGACCGCATCGAGCGCACCGTCCGCCGCCGCCATCCCAACGACTACCTCGCTCTAATGCAAAGCCAGCCGAGTGAAGCCGTTGAACGCAAAACCGTTGCCGCCGAAGATTTGCCGTTCGAGTTCATGATGAACGCCCTGCGCCTGACCGACGGCGTACCCGCCGCGATGTTGCAGGAGCGCACAGGCGTACCCGCCGCCAAAATCATGGCGCAAATCGAAACAGCAAGGCAAAAAGGTCTGCTGGAAACCGACCCGACCGTGTTCCGCCCGACCGAACGGGGACGGTTGTTTTTAAACGATTTGTTGCAATGCTTTTTATAG
- a CDS encoding TonB-dependent receptor domain-containing protein, with protein sequence MPPKSIQIATIRLTYYNNTIKNAIDITENKNLTQYDKKQTSGIELQSRIDSGKWFASFGANYRLKQRTCDKSTAFNYDVYNNRIPKCIDGGFGATRFYQTMQPKYSLNLDVGTRRFNNRLELGMRGIYHSTVDTDQQDELARQGLARIMQASGRPYHWRSALVLDAYGRYNFGKNLSMNFSVSNLTNRYYLDPMSNVPIPAPGRAVTVGFTGKF encoded by the coding sequence ATACCGCCCAAATCGATCCAGATTGCTACCATCCGCCTGACCTACTACAACAACACCATCAAAAACGCCATCGACATTACCGAAAACAAAAACCTGACCCAATACGACAAGAAACAGACCAGCGGCATCGAGCTGCAAAGCCGTATCGACAGCGGCAAATGGTTTGCCTCGTTCGGCGCGAACTACCGCTTAAAGCAGCGCACCTGCGACAAATCGACCGCCTTCAACTACGACGTCTATAACAACCGCATCCCCAAATGTATCGATGGCGGCTTCGGTGCCACCCGTTTCTATCAAACCATGCAGCCGAAATACTCGCTCAACCTCGATGTCGGCACCCGCCGCTTCAACAACAGGCTGGAACTGGGTATGCGCGGCATCTACCACAGCACCGTCGATACCGACCAGCAGGACGAACTGGCACGTCAGGGCTTGGCACGGATCATGCAGGCATCAGGCCGCCCCTACCACTGGCGTTCCGCCTTGGTATTGGATGCTTACGGACGCTACAACTTCGGCAAAAACCTGAGCATGAACTTCAGCGTCAGCAACCTGACCAACCGCTACTACCTCGACCCCATGTCCAACGTCCCCATCCCCGCACCGGGACGGGCGGTTACCGTCGGATTTACAGGCAAATTCTGA
- a CDS encoding RidA family protein: MSKTIIHTDKAPAAIGAYSQAVRAGDTVYMSGQIPLDPATMTVVGNGDFRAEARQVFKNLQAVAEAAGGTLGDIVKLNAYLTDLANFAVFNEVMAEFIQEPFPARAAVGVASLPKGVQVEAEAVLVLNA; this comes from the coding sequence ATGTCCAAAACCATCATCCACACTGACAAAGCCCCCGCCGCCATCGGCGCATACAGCCAAGCCGTGCGCGCGGGCGACACCGTTTACATGAGCGGTCAAATTCCCCTCGATCCCGCCACCATGACCGTTGTCGGCAACGGCGACTTCCGTGCCGAAGCACGCCAGGTCTTTAAAAACCTGCAAGCCGTCGCCGAGGCCGCTGGCGGCACACTGGGCGACATCGTCAAACTCAACGCCTACCTGACCGACCTTGCCAACTTCGCCGTCTTCAACGAAGTCATGGCAGAGTTCATCCAAGAACCCTTCCCCGCCCGCGCCGCCGTCGGTGTCGCCTCCCTGCCTAAAGGCGTGCAGGTCGAAGCCGAAGCCGTGCTGGTACTGAACGCATAA
- a CDS encoding DUF262 domain-containing protein, translating to METYEKINSLQIDDYAENECENLDIDEYDITATPNDFNVMTLNSFIESGAVIIPGFQRNFVWDIGRSSKLIESLLLGLPVPQLFLYEQERNKFLVIDGQQRLMSIYYFMKKRFPKKEKRSALRNIFDREGKIPEEVLHDDEYFTPFNLKLPSQLSDKKNKFHGMNYSTLGEFKLQLDLRPIRNIIVKQNAPSNDNSSMFEVFNRLNTGGMNLKAQEIRTSMYHSDFYKMLFKINNNSNWRNLLGSPEPDLHMKDIEILLRSFAMLIDSENYRPSMTRFLNQFSEKCSKYSNEYNKYLLDLFNSFITACRDLDPKIFRSRSRGNLFNVGIFEAVFYAVAKKFFSPDENKLIEGFIEENSIKKLAEDEEFSEALLKGTAHATKVAKRLEKAKQIISLKV from the coding sequence ATGGAAACTTATGAAAAAATTAACTCATTACAGATTGATGATTATGCAGAAAATGAATGTGAAAATTTAGATATAGATGAATATGATATTACAGCAACTCCCAATGATTTTAATGTTATGACATTAAATAGTTTTATTGAATCAGGAGCTGTCATCATACCTGGATTTCAAAGAAATTTTGTTTGGGATATCGGTAGGTCATCTAAATTAATTGAATCATTATTATTAGGCCTTCCAGTACCCCAATTATTTCTATATGAACAAGAAAGAAATAAATTTTTAGTTATCGATGGGCAACAACGATTAATGTCAATATATTACTTTATGAAAAAACGTTTTCCTAAAAAAGAAAAACGCTCTGCTTTACGTAATATTTTTGATAGAGAAGGAAAAATTCCTGAAGAAGTATTGCATGATGATGAATATTTTACTCCTTTCAACCTTAAATTACCTAGTCAACTATCTGACAAAAAAAATAAATTTCATGGAATGAACTACTCAACTCTTGGGGAATTTAAACTACAATTAGATTTACGACCAATCAGAAATATTATAGTAAAACAAAATGCGCCATCTAATGATAATTCTTCAATGTTTGAAGTTTTTAATAGATTGAATACTGGCGGAATGAATTTGAAAGCACAAGAAATCCGTACCAGTATGTATCACTCAGATTTTTACAAGATGCTTTTCAAGATAAATAACAATTCTAACTGGAGGAATTTATTGGGTTCACCAGAACCTGATTTACATATGAAAGATATAGAAATTCTTCTACGATCTTTTGCTATGCTTATTGATAGTGAAAACTATCGACCATCAATGACTAGGTTTTTAAACCAATTTTCGGAAAAATGTTCTAAATATTCAAATGAATATAATAAATACTTATTAGATTTATTTAACTCTTTTATAACCGCCTGCCGGGATCTCGACCCTAAGATTTTTAGAAGTAGATCAAGAGGAAATTTATTCAATGTCGGCATATTTGAGGCTGTTTTTTATGCCGTAGCTAAAAAGTTTTTCTCCCCTGATGAAAATAAATTAATTGAAGGCTTTATCGAAGAAAATAGTATCAAAAAATTAGCTGAGGATGAAGAATTCTCTGAGGCTCTACTAAAAGGTACTGCTCATGCTACCAAAGTAGCTAAAAGACTAGAAAAAGCTAAACAGATTATTTCATTAAAAGTATAG